Proteins encoded by one window of Hafnia alvei:
- the hutX gene encoding heme utilization cystosolic carrier protein HutX — protein sequence MSHTSSAQQHDLIAFLSTNPDGTVEDIAKRYDVTPLEVIRLIPTAQVFDGAQFDTVWDDITQWGDVTTLVNNEDLILEFQGELPSGTHRHGFFNLRGKKGLSGHIRATHCVHIALVERQFMGMDTASVWFINAAGRAMMKIFVGRDSHRVLLADQLAAFRALPSKMTAQQETTV from the coding sequence ATGAGCCATACTTCTTCCGCACAGCAGCACGACCTGATTGCCTTTCTGAGCACAAACCCAGACGGTACTGTCGAAGATATCGCCAAGCGCTATGACGTAACGCCTTTGGAAGTTATCCGTTTAATTCCCACCGCGCAGGTTTTTGATGGCGCACAGTTTGATACGGTTTGGGATGATATTACCCAGTGGGGCGATGTCACTACGCTGGTGAATAACGAAGACCTGATCCTTGAATTCCAAGGTGAATTACCGAGCGGAACTCACCGTCATGGCTTCTTCAACCTGCGCGGTAAAAAAGGCCTGAGCGGCCATATTCGCGCCACCCACTGCGTGCATATTGCGCTGGTTGAACGCCAATTTATGGGCATGGACACCGCTTCCGTTTGGTTCATCAATGCCGCCGGTCGCGCGATGATGAAAATCTTTGTCGGCCGCGATAGCCATCGTGTACTGCTTGCCGATCAGTTAGCTGCTTTCCGCGCTTTACCGAGCAAAATGACCGCTCAACAGGAGACCACCGTATGA
- the hutW gene encoding heme anaerobic degradation radical SAM methyltransferase ChuW/HutW codes for MNLDLAPYFAAEEGIPFRDRWATMPWRNQKPVAPESVDQHWQSILNSRVSGNKRLLYLHIPFCATHCKFCGFYQNKLEAEATEEYCDYLVREIEMEASSPLHQSSPIHAVYFGGGTPTALSAVQLHRIISALKRLLPLAPDCEITVEGRILNFDDERVDACLEAGANRFSIGIQTFNTRIRQRMGRRATREEAVSFMRQLAERDRAAVVCDLMFGLPDQTMQDWQTDLDIVSDLPLDGVDLYALNLLPSTPLGKAVENKRVTLPDVTQRRDFYLTGEAFLADEGWRQLSNSHWARTTRERNLYNLLIKQGADCLAFGSCAGGNLNGQSYMMERSLERYYQKLDEGRKPIMMMTSRSDQYRWRLTLQGGIEVGYFDLARVLANPAPLEPLLQQWQTCGLMTVNGSRFRLTPAGRFWASNIMQALQTLVPQLLETQLTQPIQLEPTP; via the coding sequence ATGAATTTGGATCTAGCGCCCTATTTCGCCGCGGAAGAAGGCATCCCTTTCCGTGACCGATGGGCCACTATGCCGTGGCGAAACCAAAAGCCAGTCGCCCCAGAAAGCGTTGACCAACACTGGCAAAGCATTCTTAACAGTCGTGTTAGCGGCAACAAGCGTCTGCTCTATCTACACATCCCATTTTGCGCTACGCACTGCAAATTCTGCGGTTTTTATCAAAACAAACTGGAAGCAGAAGCAACCGAAGAGTACTGCGACTACCTAGTGCGCGAGATCGAGATGGAGGCATCCAGCCCGCTGCACCAATCATCGCCAATTCACGCCGTTTATTTTGGCGGCGGCACACCGACTGCACTGTCCGCCGTTCAGTTGCATCGAATTATCAGCGCGTTAAAACGCCTGCTGCCGTTGGCACCAGACTGCGAAATTACGGTTGAAGGCCGCATTCTTAATTTTGACGATGAGCGCGTCGATGCGTGTCTGGAAGCGGGTGCTAACCGTTTCTCGATCGGCATTCAAACCTTTAACACCCGCATTCGTCAGCGTATGGGCCGTCGCGCAACCCGCGAAGAAGCCGTTTCCTTCATGCGTCAGTTGGCCGAACGCGATCGTGCCGCCGTCGTGTGCGATTTGATGTTTGGTTTACCCGACCAAACCATGCAGGATTGGCAAACCGACCTCGATATCGTCAGCGATTTGCCTTTAGACGGCGTCGATCTCTACGCGCTTAATCTTTTGCCATCTACCCCGCTCGGCAAAGCCGTCGAAAACAAACGCGTCACCCTACCCGATGTTACCCAGCGCAGAGATTTCTATCTGACCGGTGAAGCATTCTTAGCCGACGAAGGCTGGCGCCAGCTCAGCAACAGCCACTGGGCTCGCACCACGCGTGAACGTAATCTATATAACCTGCTGATCAAACAAGGTGCAGACTGCCTAGCCTTTGGCAGTTGCGCAGGCGGCAACTTAAACGGCCAGTCATACATGATGGAACGTAGCCTTGAGCGCTATTACCAAAAATTGGATGAAGGACGCAAGCCGATCATGATGATGACCTCGCGTAGCGATCAGTATCGCTGGCGACTCACCTTGCAGGGCGGTATCGAAGTGGGATATTTCGATCTGGCGCGCGTTCTTGCCAACCCAGCTCCGCTGGAGCCGTTGTTGCAGCAGTGGCAAACATGCGGATTGATGACCGTCAACGGTTCTCGTTTCCGCCTCACACCGGCTGGCCGTTTTTGGGCGAGCAATATCATGCAGGCGCTACAAACGCTCGTTCCACAACTGCTAGAAACTCAGCTAACTCAACCTATTCAACTGGAGCCAACACCATGA